Sequence from the Candidatus Saccharimonadales bacterium genome:
GGACGATATTGAGATGAGCGTCGATAAGGGCGAATTTGTGGCCATCATGGGTCCCAGCGGTTCGGGCAAATCGACGTTGCTTAATCTAATCGGACTATTAGATACCCCGACCCATGGTTCTTATATGCTAAACGAGCGTCCGGTAGCCAATTTAGGCAACAACGCCCGAGCCAGAGTCAGGCGGGAGCAAATCGGCTTTATCTTCCAGTCCTTTAATTTGCTAAGCCGGATGACAGTAATTGATAACGTCGCCCTGCCCTTGATGTACCGCGGAGTGGGCCATGTGGAGCGGCTGGAACGGGCTTCGACCATCCTGCGGCGGCTCGGCTTGGGCGAGCGTGAGTACTACCTCCCTAATCAATTATCGGGCGGCCAAATCCAGCGGGTGGCCATTGCCCGGGCACTAGTCAACAACCCGGCAATCATTCTGGCGGACGAGCCGACCGGCAACCTCGATACCAAAACCGGTCTCAGTATCTTAGACACCTTAAAAGACCTTAACGAACAGGGCAACACCGTCATTATGGTGACGCACGACCCGGATCTAGCGAAGTATGCCCAGCGCACCATACACGTGGTGGACGGACAGATAAAGGCCAGGCACGCTCCGGCGGCGGCCAAACCCAGAAAAAAACCCGCCAAAAAGACTAGCAGAAAGGCCAAAACCTGATGTTTGTTATGAACCTTAAAATGGCCATAAACGCCTTGCGCGGTTCCAAGCTCAGAACCTTTCTAACCATGCTTGGCATTATTATCGGGGTCATGTCGGTTGTAACTTTCGTGTCATTTGGCCAAGGGCTAAAAAAGCAAGTGACAGACGAAGTTCGATCATTTGGCAACGACTTTTTACAAGCCAACCCCGGCGAGTCAATTGTCCGTGACGAGGAAGGCAAGATCGAAAGCTTTGATTTTCTAGCTACCTTCACCGCCCCGCCCTTTACCGAAAAAGACCTCGGCGCGATTAAG
This genomic interval carries:
- a CDS encoding ABC transporter ATP-binding protein — translated: MSVISMSGISKIYGLGDATTIALDDIEMSVDKGEFVAIMGPSGSGKSTLLNLIGLLDTPTHGSYMLNERPVANLGNNARARVRREQIGFIFQSFNLLSRMTVIDNVALPLMYRGVGHVERLERASTILRRLGLGEREYYLPNQLSGGQIQRVAIARALVNNPAIILADEPTGNLDTKTGLSILDTLKDLNEQGNTVIMVTHDPDLAKYAQRTIHVVDGQIKARHAPAAAKPRKKPAKKTSRKAKT